One region of Streptomyces davaonensis JCM 4913 genomic DNA includes:
- the rpmE gene encoding 50S ribosomal protein L31, whose protein sequence is MKRDIHPEYVETQVSCTCGASFTTRSTIESGTIRAEVCSECHPFYTGKQKILDTGGRVARFEARFGKAAGSKK, encoded by the coding sequence TTGAAGCGCGACATCCACCCCGAGTACGTCGAGACGCAGGTCAGCTGCACCTGTGGCGCGTCGTTCACCACCCGTAGCACGATCGAGAGCGGCACCATCCGCGCCGAGGTCTGCTCCGAGTGCCACCCGTTCTACACGGGTAAGCAGAAGATCCTCGACACCGGTGGCCGTGTGGCCCGCTTCGAGGCCCGCTTCGGCAAGGCTGCCGGCTCCAAGAAGTAG
- the atpB gene encoding F0F1 ATP synthase subunit A — protein MSDNGCGFPAPGLHSFLFEPIATVGGFEFNKVMLLALVTTLLVTSFFWAAFGKAKVVPGKLQMVGEAGYDFVRRGIVYETLGKKEGEKYVPLMVSLFFFIWIMNIWSVIPLAQFPVSSIIAYPIVLAAVVYIVWMSLTFKKHGFVGGFKNLTGYDKSLGAVLPLVVVIEFFSNVLVRPFTHAVRLFANMFAGHLMLVMFTVASWYLLNSWMIPAAGVSFVMTIIMILFELFVQAVQAYVFVLLACSYIQGALAEHH, from the coding sequence ATGTCCGACAACGGGTGTGGTTTTCCGGCTCCGGGCCTGCACTCGTTCCTCTTCGAGCCGATCGCCACGGTTGGCGGGTTCGAGTTCAACAAGGTGATGCTGCTCGCGCTCGTCACCACTCTCCTTGTCACCAGCTTCTTCTGGGCTGCGTTCGGCAAGGCCAAGGTGGTCCCGGGCAAGCTGCAGATGGTCGGCGAGGCCGGTTACGACTTCGTGCGCCGCGGCATCGTCTACGAGACCCTCGGCAAGAAGGAGGGCGAGAAGTACGTCCCCCTGATGGTCTCGCTGTTCTTCTTCATCTGGATCATGAACATCTGGTCCGTGATTCCGCTGGCACAGTTCCCGGTGTCGTCGATCATCGCGTACCCGATCGTCCTCGCGGCCGTCGTCTACATCGTGTGGATGTCGCTGACGTTCAAGAAGCACGGCTTCGTCGGTGGCTTCAAGAACCTCACCGGCTACGACAAGTCGCTCGGCGCGGTCCTGCCGCTCGTCGTGGTCATCGAGTTCTTCTCGAACGTCCTGGTCCGCCCGTTCACGCACGCCGTGCGACTCTTCGCGAACATGTTCGCCGGTCACCTGATGCTGGTGATGTTCACCGTCGCCTCCTGGTACCTGCTGAACAGCTGGATGATCCCGGCGGCCGGTGTCTCCTTCGTGATGACGATCATCATGATCCTCTTCGAGCTTTTCGTGCAGGCGGTCCAGGCGTACGTCTTCGTGCTCCTCGCCTGCTCGTACATTCAGGGCGCTCTCGCCGAGCACCACTGA
- a CDS encoding F0F1 ATP synthase subunit B, with protein sequence MIANLVQLASEEEQNPLVPPGPELLVGTIAFAIVFFFFWKKLLPNINKVLEERRAAIEGGIEEAEAMKVEAQSVLEQYKAQLAEARHEAARLRQEAQEQGAALIAEMRAEGQRQREEIVAAGHAQIDADRKAASSALRQDVGKLATDLAGKLVGESLEDHARQSRVIDRFLDELEEKAEATR encoded by the coding sequence GTGATCGCCAACCTGGTACAGCTGGCGTCCGAGGAAGAGCAGAACCCGCTCGTTCCTCCGGGCCCCGAGCTGCTCGTCGGCACCATCGCCTTCGCCATCGTGTTCTTCTTCTTCTGGAAGAAGCTGCTCCCGAACATCAACAAGGTTCTGGAGGAGCGCCGCGCGGCGATCGAAGGCGGTATCGAAGAGGCCGAGGCCATGAAGGTCGAGGCCCAGAGCGTCCTTGAGCAGTACAAGGCACAGCTCGCCGAGGCCCGGCACGAGGCCGCGCGTCTGCGCCAGGAGGCGCAGGAGCAGGGTGCCGCGCTCATCGCCGAGATGCGTGCGGAGGGCCAGCGCCAGCGCGAGGAGATCGTCGCCGCGGGCCACGCCCAGATCGACGCCGACCGCAAGGCCGCGTCCTCCGCGCTGCGTCAGGACGTGGGCAAGCTCGCCACCGACCTGGCCGGCAAGCTCGTCGGCGAGTCCCTCGAGGACCACGCCCGCCAGAGCCGTGTCATCGACCGCTTCCTCGACGAGCTCGAGGAGAAGGCCGAGGCCACGCGATGA
- a CDS encoding L-threonylcarbamoyladenylate synthase — protein MARRYDTNDATDRTTGLREAASAVRRGELVVLPTDTVYGIGADAFSKEAVGDLLEAKGRGRTMPTPVLIGSPNTLHGLVTDFSELAWELVDAFWPGALTLVARHQPSLQWDLGDTRGTVAVRMPLHPVAIELLTEVGPMAVSSANLTGHPAPEDCDAAQGMLGDSVSVYLDGGPTPGIVPSSIVDVTGEIPVLLREGAITAEELRKVVPDLEVAN, from the coding sequence ATGGCTCGGCGATACGACACCAATGACGCGACCGACCGCACGACCGGTCTGCGTGAGGCCGCGTCCGCCGTCCGCCGGGGCGAGCTCGTGGTGCTGCCGACGGACACCGTGTACGGCATCGGCGCCGACGCCTTCTCCAAGGAGGCGGTGGGCGATCTGCTGGAGGCCAAGGGCCGTGGCCGCACCATGCCCACGCCCGTCCTCATCGGCTCCCCGAACACGCTGCACGGCCTGGTCACCGACTTCTCCGAGCTGGCCTGGGAACTGGTCGACGCGTTCTGGCCGGGCGCCCTGACGCTGGTCGCCAGGCACCAGCCGTCCCTCCAGTGGGACCTGGGGGACACCCGTGGCACCGTCGCGGTGCGGATGCCGCTGCACCCGGTGGCGATCGAGCTGCTGACCGAGGTCGGCCCGATGGCGGTGTCCTCGGCCAATCTGACCGGGCACCCGGCGCCGGAGGACTGCGACGCCGCTCAGGGCATGCTCGGCGACTCCGTCTCCGTCTACCTCGACGGTGGTCCCACGCCCGGCATCGTCCCGTCGTCGATCGTCGACGTGACGGGCGAGATCCCGGTGCTGCTGCGCGAGGGCGCGATCACGGCGGAGGAGCTCCGCAAGGTGGTACCCGACCTCGAGGTGGCGAATTGA
- a CDS encoding arsenate reductase/protein-tyrosine-phosphatase family protein: MTAPDAGRGIGNGERAAEITTTFVGLPRDTFRILHVSTGNVCRSPITERLTRHHVSQRLGVLGGALIVESAGTWGHEGAPMEANAETVLADFGADASGFVGRELLDEHVIRADLVLTATRDHRAQVISMGHSAGLRTFTLKEFTRLVRAIDPATLPPLEDGIVERARALVRAAAALRGWLLAPTAEADEVFDPYGAPLTFFRSIGDEIHQALDPVVTALTGVATRT; the protein is encoded by the coding sequence TTGACAGCCCCTGACGCGGGGCGTGGCATAGGCAACGGGGAACGAGCAGCGGAGATCACGACCACCTTCGTCGGGCTCCCGCGCGACACCTTCCGCATCCTCCACGTCAGCACCGGCAACGTCTGCCGCTCGCCGATCACCGAGCGGCTGACCCGGCACCATGTGTCGCAGCGGCTCGGCGTCCTCGGCGGGGCGCTGATCGTGGAGAGCGCGGGCACCTGGGGCCATGAGGGCGCGCCCATGGAGGCCAACGCGGAGACCGTCCTCGCCGACTTCGGCGCGGACGCCTCCGGCTTCGTGGGCCGGGAACTGCTGGACGAGCATGTGATCCGCGCCGACCTGGTTCTGACCGCGACCCGGGACCACCGCGCGCAGGTCATCTCGATGGGCCACTCGGCGGGCCTGCGCACCTTCACCCTGAAGGAGTTCACCCGCCTGGTGAGGGCCATCGACCCGGCGACGCTGCCCCCGCTGGAGGACGGCATCGTCGAGCGCGCCCGCGCCCTGGTACGGGCGGCCGCGGCCCTGCGCGGCTGGCTGCTGGCGCCCACGGCGGAGGCGGACGAGGTGTTCGACCCGTACGGCGCCCCGCTGACCTTCTTCCGGTCCATCGGCGACGAGATACACCAGGCGCTCGACCCGGTGGTGACGGCACTGACGGGCGTAGCGACGCGCACGTAG
- the prfA gene encoding peptide chain release factor 1 → MFEAVEELVAEHADLEKQLADPSVFADQANARRLNKRYAELTPIVATYRSWKQTGDDIETARELAADDPDFAAEVKELDKQREALTEKLRLLLVPRDPSDDKDVILEIKAGAGGDESALFAGDLLRMYLRYAERVGWKTEIIDATESELGGYKDVQVAVKTKGGQGATEPGQGVWARLKYEGGVHRVQRVPATESQGRIHTSAAGVLVTPEAEEVEVEINPNDLRIDVYRSSGPGGQSVNTTDSAVRITHIPTGVVASCQNEKSQLQNKEQALRILRSRLLAAAQEEAEKEAADARRSQVRTVDRSEKIRTYNFPENRISDHRVGFKAYNLDQVLDGELDAVIQACVDADSAAKLAAA, encoded by the coding sequence ATGTTCGAGGCCGTCGAGGAACTCGTCGCCGAGCACGCCGATCTGGAGAAGCAGCTCGCCGACCCGTCGGTCTTCGCCGACCAGGCGAACGCGCGCAGGCTGAACAAGCGCTACGCCGAGCTCACCCCGATCGTCGCCACGTACCGCTCCTGGAAGCAGACGGGCGACGACATCGAGACCGCTCGTGAACTGGCCGCCGACGACCCGGACTTCGCCGCCGAGGTCAAGGAGCTGGACAAGCAGCGCGAGGCGCTGACCGAGAAGCTGCGCCTGCTGCTGGTCCCGCGTGACCCCAGCGACGACAAGGACGTCATCCTGGAGATCAAGGCGGGCGCCGGCGGCGACGAGTCCGCCCTGTTCGCCGGAGATCTGCTGCGCATGTACCTGCGCTACGCCGAGCGCGTCGGCTGGAAGACCGAGATCATCGACGCCACCGAGTCCGAGCTCGGCGGCTACAAGGACGTCCAGGTCGCCGTGAAGACCAAGGGCGGCCAGGGCGCCACGGAGCCCGGGCAGGGCGTGTGGGCGCGGCTGAAGTACGAGGGCGGGGTGCACCGGGTGCAGCGCGTCCCGGCCACCGAGTCCCAGGGCCGCATCCACACCTCGGCGGCCGGTGTGCTGGTCACGCCGGAGGCCGAGGAGGTCGAGGTCGAGATCAACCCCAACGACCTCCGCATCGATGTCTACCGCTCCTCCGGTCCCGGCGGACAGTCCGTCAACACCACGGACTCCGCCGTGCGCATCACGCACATCCCCACCGGAGTGGTCGCTTCCTGCCAGAACGAGAAGAGCCAGCTTCAGAACAAGGAGCAGGCACTGCGTATCCTGCGCTCCAGGCTGCTCGCCGCGGCTCAGGAGGAAGCGGAGAAGGAAGCCGCCGACGCCCGCCGCAGCCAGGTCCGCACCGTCGACCGCTCCGAGAAGATCCGTACGTACAACTTCCCGGAGAATCGCATTTCGGACCACCGCGTCGGCTTCAAGGCGTACAACCTGGACCAGGTCCTGGACGGCGAACTCGACGCGGTGATCCAGGCCTGCGTCGACGCGGACTCGGCCGCCAAGCTCGCAGCCGCGTAA
- a CDS encoding MraY family glycosyltransferase: MREYLLTLCITAAVTYLLTGPVRKFAIVAGAMPEIRARDVHREPTPRLGGIAMFFGLCAGLLVADHLANLSTVFENSNEPRALLSGAALIWLIGVLDDKFEIDALIKLGGQMIAAGVMVMQGLTILWLPIPGFGSVALTQWQGTLLTVALVVITINAVNFVDGLDGLAAGMVCIASAAFFLYAYRVWVSYGIEAAAPATLFSAILMGMCLGFLPHNMHPARIFMGDSGSMLIGLVLAAGAISITGQVDPDALKLFAGSEKAAVHQTVPVYIPLLLPLTIIAIPAADLVLAIVRRTWRGQSPFAADRGHLHHRLLEIGHSHSRAVLIMYFWSALIAFGALAYSVNSASMWIVLGVVFLSAIGLVLLLLPRFTPRAPRWAQAFVPPRYRRRAPVAEPAAATPQTALEEPRTPVPAGVNGATALGARSRHLDRRKAGTSR; this comes from the coding sequence GTGCGTGAATACCTGCTGACGCTCTGCATCACGGCCGCGGTGACGTACCTGCTCACGGGGCCGGTGCGGAAGTTCGCGATCGTGGCCGGGGCGATGCCGGAGATCCGGGCACGTGACGTGCACCGGGAACCCACTCCGCGCCTCGGCGGTATCGCCATGTTCTTCGGGCTGTGCGCGGGTCTGCTCGTCGCCGACCATCTGGCGAACCTCAGCACCGTCTTCGAGAACTCCAACGAACCGCGCGCCCTGCTCTCGGGCGCCGCGCTGATCTGGCTGATCGGTGTCCTGGACGACAAGTTCGAGATCGACGCCCTGATCAAGCTGGGCGGCCAGATGATCGCCGCCGGCGTCATGGTCATGCAGGGTCTGACCATCCTGTGGCTGCCCATCCCCGGCTTCGGTTCGGTGGCGCTGACCCAGTGGCAGGGCACCCTGCTGACGGTGGCGCTGGTCGTCATCACCATCAACGCGGTCAACTTCGTCGACGGCCTCGACGGCCTCGCGGCCGGCATGGTGTGCATCGCCTCGGCCGCGTTCTTCCTCTACGCCTACCGCGTCTGGGTGTCGTACGGCATCGAGGCCGCCGCCCCGGCCACGCTGTTCTCGGCGATCCTGATGGGCATGTGCCTGGGCTTCCTGCCGCACAACATGCACCCGGCGCGGATTTTCATGGGCGACTCCGGCTCGATGCTGATCGGCCTGGTGCTGGCGGCGGGTGCGATCTCCATCACGGGTCAGGTCGACCCGGACGCGCTGAAGCTGTTCGCGGGCTCGGAGAAGGCGGCCGTGCACCAGACGGTGCCGGTGTACATCCCGCTGCTGCTGCCGCTGACCATCATCGCGATCCCGGCCGCGGACCTGGTGCTGGCGATCGTGCGGCGCACCTGGCGCGGCCAGTCCCCGTTCGCGGCGGACCGGGGCCATCTGCACCACCGGCTGCTGGAGATCGGCCACTCGCACAGCCGGGCCGTCCTCATCATGTACTTCTGGTCCGCGCTGATCGCCTTCGGCGCCCTGGCCTACTCGGTGAACTCGGCGTCCATGTGGATCGTGCTGGGCGTGGTGTTCCTCAGCGCCATCGGTCTTGTCCTGCTGCTGCTCCCGCGCTTCACCCCGCGCGCCCCGCGCTGGGCCCAGGCCTTCGTGCCGCCGCGCTACCGGCGCCGTGCGCCCGTTGCGGAACCGGCGGCGGCCACTCCGCAGACCGCGCTGGAGGAACCCCGCACTCCGGTGCCTGCCGGGGTCAACGGTGCCACCGCTCTCGGTGCTCGTTCGCGCCACCTGGACCGGCGTAAAGCCGGAACGTCGCGCTGA
- a CDS encoding serine hydroxymethyltransferase, with protein sequence MSVIPVLEADVLRRQDPELAEILLGERERQASTLQLIAAENFTSPAVLAALGSPLANKYAEGYPGSRYHGGCEIVDVAERIAVDRAKALFGAEHANVQAHSGSSAVLAAYAALLRPGDTVLALGLPYGGHLTHGSPANFSGRWFDFVPYGVDGETGLLDYEQVRTLARNHRPKAIVCGSISYPRHIDYAFFREVADEVGAYLIADAAHPIGLVAGGAAPSPLPYADIVCATTHKVLRGPRGGMILCGAELAERVDRAVFPFTQGGAQMHTIAAKAVAFGEAATPAFTAYAHQVVANARVLAAGLAAEGLVVTTGGTDTHLITADPAPLGVDGRTGRGLLAAAGIVLDCCALPHGDARGLRLGTAALTTQGMGEREMAQVSALIAGVLRGEAEAVAAREEVRDLAGGFPPYPG encoded by the coding sequence ATGTCGGTCATCCCTGTCCTAGAGGCCGATGTCCTGCGTCGGCAGGATCCCGAGCTGGCGGAGATCCTGCTCGGGGAACGGGAGCGGCAGGCGAGCACCCTCCAGCTGATCGCCGCCGAGAACTTCACCTCGCCGGCCGTGCTGGCCGCGCTCGGCTCACCGCTCGCCAACAAGTACGCCGAGGGCTATCCCGGCTCCCGGTACCACGGCGGCTGCGAGATCGTCGACGTCGCCGAGCGGATCGCCGTGGACCGCGCCAAGGCCCTGTTCGGCGCCGAACACGCCAACGTCCAGGCCCACTCGGGCTCTTCGGCCGTGCTCGCCGCCTACGCGGCCCTGCTGCGCCCCGGCGACACCGTCCTCGCCCTCGGCCTGCCCTACGGCGGCCATCTCACCCACGGTTCGCCCGCCAACTTCTCCGGCCGCTGGTTCGACTTCGTCCCCTACGGCGTCGACGGGGAGACCGGGCTCCTCGACTACGAGCAGGTGCGGACGCTGGCCCGCAACCATCGGCCCAAGGCCATCGTGTGCGGGTCCATCAGCTACCCCCGCCACATCGACTACGCCTTCTTCCGCGAGGTCGCCGACGAGGTGGGCGCCTATCTCATCGCCGACGCCGCCCATCCCATCGGCCTGGTCGCCGGGGGAGCGGCGCCCAGCCCGCTGCCGTACGCCGACATCGTGTGCGCCACCACCCACAAGGTGCTGCGCGGGCCGCGCGGCGGGATGATCCTGTGCGGCGCCGAGCTCGCCGAACGGGTCGACCGGGCCGTGTTCCCCTTCACCCAGGGCGGCGCGCAGATGCACACCATCGCCGCGAAGGCCGTCGCGTTCGGCGAGGCGGCAACACCGGCGTTCACCGCGTACGCCCATCAGGTGGTCGCCAATGCGCGCGTGCTCGCCGCAGGGCTTGCCGCCGAGGGGCTCGTCGTCACCACGGGTGGCACCGACACCCATCTCATCACCGCCGACCCGGCACCCCTCGGCGTCGACGGCCGCACCGGCCGCGGACTGCTCGCCGCCGCCGGAATCGTCCTGGACTGCTGTGCTCTTCCCCACGGTGACGCCCGCGGCCTGCGCCTGGGCACCGCCGCGCTGACCACTCAGGGCATGGGGGAGCGGGAGATGGCCCAGGTCAGTGCGCTGATCGCGGGGGTGCTGCGGGGCGAGGCCGAGGCGGTCGCGGCACGTGAAGAAGTGCGGGATCTTGCCGGGGGATTTCCGCCCTATCCCGGCTGA
- a CDS encoding F0F1 ATP synthase subunit delta yields the protein MNGASREALAAGRERLDALTDNTSVDAAQLADELAAVTALLDREVSLRRVLTDPAQAGEAKAELAQRLLGGQVGGETADLLAGLVRSRWSQSRDLVDALEQLADIADLTAAQRAGTLDSVEDELFRFGRIVSSNTELRAALTNRSASTSAKSELLRSLLGSRAAATTERLVTRLVTAPRGRSLESGLESLSKLAAERRDRMVAVVTSAVPLSDGQKQRLGASLAKLYGRRMHLNLDVDPEVLGGIRVQVGDEVINGSLADRIEDAGRRLAG from the coding sequence ATGAACGGAGCGAGCCGCGAGGCCCTGGCAGCCGGACGTGAGCGTCTCGACGCGCTGACGGACAACACGTCCGTGGACGCGGCGCAGCTCGCCGACGAGCTGGCGGCCGTCACCGCGCTGCTCGACCGCGAGGTGTCGCTGCGTCGGGTCCTCACCGACCCGGCGCAGGCCGGTGAGGCCAAGGCCGAGCTGGCCCAGCGGCTGCTCGGCGGCCAGGTCGGCGGCGAGACCGCGGACCTGCTGGCCGGTCTGGTGCGCTCCCGCTGGTCGCAGTCGCGCGACCTGGTCGACGCCCTGGAGCAGCTGGCGGACATCGCCGACCTCACCGCCGCCCAGCGTGCGGGCACGCTCGACAGCGTCGAGGACGAGCTGTTCCGGTTCGGCCGGATCGTCTCCTCCAACACCGAGCTGCGGGCCGCGCTGACCAACCGCTCGGCGAGCACCTCGGCCAAGAGCGAGCTGCTGCGCAGCCTGCTCGGCAGCCGGGCGGCCGCGACCACCGAGCGTCTGGTGACGCGCCTTGTGACCGCGCCGCGTGGACGTAGCCTGGAGTCGGGACTGGAGTCCCTGTCCAAGCTCGCCGCCGAGCGCCGGGACCGCATGGTCGCCGTGGTCACCTCCGCGGTTCCGCTGAGCGACGGCCAGAAGCAGCGCCTCGGCGCCTCGCTGGCGAAGCTCTACGGGCGTCGGATGCACCTCAACCTCGACGTGGACCCCGAGGTCCTCGGCGGGATCCGGGTGCAGGTCGGTGACGAGGTCATCAACGGCTCCCTCGCCGACCGCATCGAGGACGCCGGCCGCCGCCTGGCGGGCTGA
- a CDS encoding LCP family protein, with protein sequence MSAESTPESGIPDDAGTNGSRHRAKGHRRKPREKRGKGLRIAAWTAVGIVVLGGTGAGYVYFKLNGNIDSVDIDQALGTDRPEKVDNGSENILVLGSDTRSGSNQDLGGGADDGSARSDTAMIVHIYKGHKKASVVSIPRDTLIDRPECTDTDGNTHDAASGVMFNSAYTTGGAACAVKTVESITDLRMDHYLEVDFSGFQKLVDDLGGVELTTTEDISDPDSHLNLKAGTHTLNGEQALGLVRTRHGVGDGSDLGRIQLQQAFIKALIAQVKDVGLFTNPKKLYDLADTATKTITTDSDLGSVNKLMSFAGGLRGISPSNMTMVTMPVQYDPANANRVLVEEAKAEQVWKALKNDRAIPKSATEGTATGQAKDVVSAG encoded by the coding sequence ATGTCCGCCGAGAGCACGCCGGAGTCCGGCATACCGGATGACGCCGGCACCAACGGCTCGCGCCACCGCGCGAAGGGCCACCGTCGCAAGCCCCGCGAGAAGCGCGGCAAGGGCCTGAGGATCGCGGCCTGGACCGCCGTGGGGATCGTCGTCCTCGGCGGGACCGGGGCCGGCTATGTGTACTTCAAGCTCAACGGCAACATCGACAGCGTCGACATCGACCAGGCCCTCGGCACCGACCGCCCGGAGAAGGTCGACAACGGCTCGGAGAACATCCTCGTCCTCGGCTCCGACACCCGCTCCGGCTCCAACCAGGACCTCGGTGGCGGCGCCGACGACGGCAGCGCCCGCTCGGACACGGCGATGATCGTGCACATCTACAAGGGCCACAAGAAGGCCAGCGTGGTCTCCATCCCGCGCGACACCCTCATCGACCGCCCCGAGTGCACCGACACCGACGGCAACACCCACGACGCCGCGAGCGGCGTGATGTTCAACTCGGCCTACACCACCGGCGGTGCGGCCTGCGCGGTGAAGACCGTCGAGTCGATCACCGATCTGCGCATGGACCACTATCTGGAGGTCGACTTCAGCGGCTTCCAGAAGCTGGTCGACGACCTCGGCGGCGTGGAGCTCACCACCACCGAGGACATCAGCGACCCCGACAGCCATCTGAACCTCAAGGCCGGCACCCACACCCTGAACGGCGAGCAGGCCCTCGGCCTGGTCCGCACCCGGCACGGCGTCGGCGACGGCTCCGACCTCGGCCGCATCCAGCTCCAGCAGGCCTTCATCAAGGCGCTGATCGCCCAGGTCAAGGACGTCGGCCTGTTCACCAACCCGAAGAAGCTCTACGACCTCGCGGACACCGCGACCAAGACGATCACCACCGACTCCGACCTCGGCTCGGTCAACAAGCTCATGTCCTTCGCGGGCGGCCTGCGAGGCATCAGCCCGAGCAACATGACCATGGTGACGATGCCGGTCCAGTACGACCCCGCCAACGCCAACCGGGTCCTGGTCGAGGAGGCCAAGGCCGAGCAGGTCTGGAAGGCCCTGAAGAACGACCGGGCGATCCCGAAGTCGGCGACCGAGGGAACGGCCACGGGGCAGGCGAAGGACGTCGTGAGCGCCGGTTAG
- a CDS encoding ATP synthase subunit c family protein yields the protein MAATETLAAVSGSLGSIGYGLAAIGPGVGVGIIFGNGTQALARQPEAAGLIRANQILGFAFCEALALIGIVMPFVFGK from the coding sequence ATGGCTGCCACTGAGACCCTCGCTGCCGTCTCCGGTTCGCTCGGTTCCATCGGCTACGGCCTGGCCGCGATCGGCCCCGGCGTCGGCGTCGGCATCATCTTCGGTAACGGCACGCAGGCCCTGGCCCGCCAGCCCGAGGCCGCCGGTCTCATCCGTGCCAACCAGATCCTCGGCTTCGCCTTCTGTGAGGCGCTCGCCCTCATCGGCATCGTTATGCCGTTCGTGTTCGGTAAGTGA
- the prmC gene encoding peptide chain release factor N(5)-glutamine methyltransferase → MNLLLAEVAQATQRLADAGVPSPRNDAEELAAFVHGVKRGELHSVRDADFDARYWEVIARREQREPLQHITGRAFFRYLELQVGPGVFVPRPETESVVGWAIDAVRAMDVVEPLIVDLCTGSGAIALALAQEVPRSRVHAVELSEDALRWTRKNMEGSRVDLRQGNALDAFPDLDGQVDLVISNPPYIPLTEWEYVAPEARDYDPELALFSGEDGLDLIRGIERTAHRLLRPGGVVVIEHADTQGGQVPWIFTEERGWADAADHPDLNNRPRFATARKALP, encoded by the coding sequence GTGAACCTGCTGCTCGCGGAGGTGGCGCAGGCCACCCAGCGGCTGGCCGACGCCGGCGTGCCCTCGCCGCGTAATGACGCGGAGGAGCTCGCCGCGTTCGTCCACGGTGTGAAGCGAGGCGAACTGCACTCCGTGCGGGACGCCGACTTCGATGCCCGGTACTGGGAGGTCATCGCCCGCCGTGAGCAGCGTGAGCCGCTCCAGCACATCACCGGCCGCGCCTTCTTCCGGTACCTGGAGCTCCAGGTCGGCCCCGGCGTCTTCGTGCCCCGCCCCGAGACCGAGTCGGTGGTGGGCTGGGCCATAGACGCCGTACGCGCGATGGATGTCGTGGAGCCGCTCATCGTCGACCTGTGCACGGGCTCGGGCGCCATCGCGCTCGCCCTCGCCCAGGAGGTCCCGCGCTCGCGCGTGCACGCCGTGGAGCTGTCCGAGGACGCGCTGCGCTGGACCCGCAAGAACATGGAGGGGTCCAGGGTCGACCTGCGCCAGGGCAACGCCCTCGACGCCTTCCCCGACCTCGACGGCCAGGTCGACCTGGTCATCTCCAACCCGCCGTACATTCCGCTCACCGAGTGGGAGTACGTGGCGCCCGAGGCCCGCGACTACGATCCCGAACTCGCCCTGTTCTCCGGCGAGGACGGCCTCGATCTCATCCGTGGGATCGAGCGCACCGCGCACCGGCTGCTGCGCCCCGGCGGTGTCGTCGTCATCGAGCACGCCGACACCCAGGGCGGCCAGGTGCCGTGGATCTTCACCGAGGAGCGGGGCTGGGCCGACGCGGCCGACCACCCGGACCTCAACAACCGCCCCCGGTTCGCCACGGCCCGCAAGGCCCTGCCGTGA